From a single Fusobacterium ulcerans ATCC 49185 genomic region:
- a CDS encoding RusA family crossover junction endodeoxyribonuclease: MGQGIKQEYLIPFRPPTVNTYWRRSGKNIHLSEKGTAFKRDVKNFMRTQKNKKLSSEPLAVELILNFKGKTKRDIDNYCKGILDSLTGILWEDDSQIIKLNIEKNIGEKEDNFILRVQEV; encoded by the coding sequence GTGGGACAAGGAATAAAACAAGAATACCTAATACCTTTTAGGCCTCCAACAGTAAATACTTACTGGCGGAGATCTGGAAAAAATATACATCTTTCTGAAAAAGGGACAGCTTTTAAAAGAGATGTAAAAAATTTTATGAGAACCCAAAAAAATAAAAAATTAAGTAGTGAACCTCTTGCTGTAGAACTTATATTAAATTTTAAAGGTAAAACTAAAAGGGATATAGATAATTACTGTAAGGGGATACTAGACAGTCTTACAGGGATATTGTGGGAAGATGACAGCCAGATTATAAAGTTAAACATAGAAAAGAATATAGGAGAGAAAGAGGACAACTTCATATTAAGAGTGCAGGAGGTATGA
- a CDS encoding DNA adenine methylase: MSKIKVPFPYMGSKGRFYKEIKEVFIENKRENFIDLFAGAMEVPVNLKVEFSDLNVEANVKDCKIEALIKHKDVFKLYERALTYVCGQIDFKSSRSLYDTNRAKFDEINIKFKSIFQNVCPCCGKKIDNNVENKEFSEDEKEILKALMGFGGKGESLSNTFYSIAKAEKFKGYIDGIKKLKVHFKEFDETWEYKDSFIFLDPPYIQKTKLDKEQNFVGYGYAGDGGKEWGLKDDDRLIKFIENNLNKNNVFLIFGSAENNLKKLIEKNFKNAEFSEKIYKFQTFGKVTDRLEWFCLIK, from the coding sequence ATGAGCAAAATAAAAGTTCCCTTCCCTTATATGGGAAGCAAAGGGCGATTTTATAAAGAAATAAAAGAAGTATTTATAGAGAATAAAAGAGAAAACTTTATAGATTTATTCGCTGGAGCTATGGAAGTACCAGTAAATTTAAAGGTAGAGTTTTCAGATTTGAATGTAGAAGCAAATGTTAAAGATTGTAAAATAGAGGCTCTTATAAAGCATAAGGATGTATTTAAGCTTTATGAAAGAGCGTTAACATATGTATGTGGGCAAATAGATTTTAAAAGTTCTAGAAGCCTTTATGATACAAACAGAGCAAAATTCGACGAAATAAATATAAAATTTAAAAGTATATTCCAGAATGTTTGCCCTTGCTGTGGTAAAAAGATAGATAACAATGTAGAAAATAAAGAATTTTCTGAAGATGAAAAGGAAATTCTAAAAGCATTAATGGGGTTTGGTGGAAAAGGGGAAAGTCTTTCCAATACTTTCTATAGCATAGCAAAGGCAGAGAAATTTAAAGGGTACATTGATGGAATTAAAAAACTAAAGGTACATTTTAAAGAATTTGATGAGACTTGGGAATATAAAGATAGTTTTATATTTTTAGATCCTCCATATATCCAAAAGACAAAACTAGATAAAGAACAAAATTTTGTCGGGTATGGATATGCAGGAGACGGAGGAAAAGAGTGGGGATTAAAAGATGATGATAGACTAATAAAGTTTATAGAAAATAATCTAAATAAAAATAATGTATTCCTAATATTTGGAAGTGCAGAAAATAATCTAAAAAAGCTTATAGAGAAAAATTTTAAAAATGCAGAATTTTCAGAGAAAATTTATAAATTCCAAACTTTTGGGAAAGTAACAGACAGATTGGAATGGTTCTGTTTAATAAAATAG
- a CDS encoding terminase small subunit, protein MARIRDPARDKAKELYLNNKDITNREIANILGIDEKKVATWKYRDKWECNTEEKKNVVQQNKKCSTTKPKEEKKELVSNEDKGYEWVDEEDGLTDKQRLFCHYYMQSLNAFQAAIKAEYSPSYARVDVYRLLENPSIKKYLGKLKEQQKQDFLISQEKILNRHVQVAFSDINEYFEENGSLKPLSETDGSLIKKLKITETEERRTVEIELIEKCKSLDALTKWVGLDPVYQDKNKSKNETPVFKGSDDLED, encoded by the coding sequence GTGGCAAGGATAAGAGATCCAGCAAGGGATAAAGCGAAGGAGTTATATCTAAATAACAAAGATATTACAAATAGAGAGATAGCAAATATCTTAGGAATAGATGAAAAGAAAGTAGCAACTTGGAAATATAGGGATAAATGGGAATGTAATACAGAAGAAAAAAAGAATGTAGTACAACAAAATAAAAAGTGTAGTACTACAAAACCAAAAGAAGAGAAAAAAGAATTGGTTTCCAATGAAGATAAAGGCTATGAATGGGTAGATGAAGAGGACGGATTGACTGATAAGCAAAGACTTTTCTGTCATTATTATATGCAATCTTTGAATGCTTTTCAGGCAGCTATAAAGGCAGAATATAGTCCAAGTTATGCAAGAGTTGATGTATATCGTCTCCTAGAAAATCCTAGCATAAAAAAATATTTAGGGAAATTAAAAGAGCAGCAAAAACAAGATTTCCTTATCTCCCAAGAAAAGATTCTTAATCGTCACGTTCAAGTGGCTTTTTCGGACATAAATGAGTATTTTGAGGAAAACGGAAGCTTAAAACCTTTATCAGAAACAGATGGAAGCTTAATTAAAAAGCTAAAGATAACAGAAACAGAAGAAAGAAGGACTGTGGAGATAGAACTTATAGAGAAATGTAAATCTTTAGACGCTTTGACAAAATGGGTAGGACTTGATCCAGTATATCAAGATAAAAATAAATCTAAGAATGAAACACCAGTGTTTAAAGGTAGTGATGACCTTGAAGACTAA
- a CDS encoding PBSX family phage terminase large subunit yields MKTNYVDVNLPEIIGKRYKTFWNYKGRYRVVKGGRGSKKSYTTALNFIYRLMKLPESNLLVVRKVFDTQRGSTFAQLQIAIRRLKVGHLWKCTVSPMEMTYIPTGQKIIFRGLDDPLKLTSITVSTGYLCWCWFEEAYQIENEDDFNKIDLSIRGAVPEHLFKQITCTFNPWAETHWMNERFFKDGVEDKENLLSKGLAIHKHTEDILAITTNFRANEFLDEADKKVFKVMEQENPKRFSVEGNGDWGICEGTVYYRWEILEFNLKELLKSGRILQAAFGLDFGFTNDPSAFVACIVDEIRKEMYIFDEHYEKAMFNEDIIRILTYKGYSKEKIIADGAEPKSIKWMARNGLPNIIEAEKGRDSVNFGIQYLQGYKVYIHPKCQNFIMEIKNYVWAVDKKTGKALNEPIGNYNHLMDAWRYAVEPLIIKSRAIITGKPIGT; encoded by the coding sequence TTGAAGACTAATTATGTAGACGTTAATTTACCAGAAATAATAGGAAAAAGATATAAAACATTTTGGAACTATAAAGGCAGATATAGAGTAGTAAAAGGTGGAAGAGGAAGCAAGAAAAGCTATACAACAGCTTTAAACTTTATTTATAGGCTTATGAAACTACCAGAAAGTAATCTACTTGTAGTAAGGAAAGTGTTTGACACACAAAGAGGAAGCACCTTTGCACAGTTACAGATAGCAATAAGAAGATTAAAAGTAGGACATCTCTGGAAATGTACCGTTTCTCCCATGGAAATGACATATATTCCAACAGGGCAAAAGATTATTTTTAGAGGACTAGATGATCCCTTAAAGTTAACATCTATAACAGTAAGTACAGGATATCTTTGTTGGTGCTGGTTTGAGGAAGCTTACCAGATAGAAAATGAGGATGATTTTAATAAGATTGACTTATCTATTAGGGGAGCAGTACCAGAACATCTATTCAAGCAAATTACCTGTACTTTTAACCCTTGGGCAGAAACACACTGGATGAATGAACGCTTTTTTAAAGATGGAGTAGAGGATAAAGAAAATCTTTTAAGTAAGGGTTTAGCAATACATAAACATACAGAAGATATATTGGCAATTACTACAAATTTTAGAGCTAATGAATTCTTAGATGAAGCAGATAAAAAAGTTTTCAAGGTAATGGAACAGGAAAATCCAAAAAGATTCTCTGTAGAAGGAAATGGAGACTGGGGAATATGTGAAGGAACTGTTTACTATAGATGGGAGATTTTAGAATTTAATTTAAAAGAATTGTTAAAATCTGGTAGGATTCTGCAAGCTGCTTTTGGTTTAGACTTTGGATTTACCAATGATCCTAGTGCCTTTGTAGCCTGTATAGTGGATGAAATTAGAAAAGAAATGTATATTTTTGATGAACATTATGAAAAGGCCATGTTCAATGAAGATATAATAAGAATTCTTACTTATAAGGGATACTCAAAAGAAAAGATAATAGCAGATGGTGCAGAGCCAAAATCTATTAAATGGATGGCAAGAAATGGACTACCAAATATAATTGAAGCAGAGAAAGGAAGAGATAGCGTAAATTTTGGAATACAGTATTTACAGGGATATAAAGTATATATTCATCCCAAATGTCAGAACTTCATCATGGAGATAAAAAATTATGTATGGGCAGTAGATAAGAAAACAGGTAAAGCATTAAATGAACCGATAGGTAATTACAATCACCTTATGGATGCTTGGAGATATGCAGTAGAACCATTAATAATTAAATCTAGGGCTATTATTACAGGGAAACCAATAGGGACATAA